TGCCACAGTTTGGTTTTGAGAAACTTACTTATCTGTAGTCCAAACAAGAGAACAGATGCCACAGTTGAGAGAACGATGGCGGCTGCAGCAGAGAAGCCCTTCATGATGTTGTCTGTGTACTTCACCACCACGGAAGTGTACAGACCGCCCACACTGGCCAAGACTGAAATCAGAGAGAGCAGTGTCAGCTAAAATACTGTGAAGGAAAGTGACACCGAACAGAAAACTTCATCAGGTTTAGTCGTACTTACATATTACAAAGCACACCCAGGGTGTATAACCGAAGAAGAAGCCTTTCTCCAGGACCTTCTCACCATCGTTAATGAAAACACCAATCAGTGTGACCAAAATGCCTGACAGGTACATTTGGATGTTTCTCACCCACAGAGACGTGTCTGAGCTCTTCAGCACCTTCTCAAAGTACACACCTTAATCagaaaggagacacaaaactgtTAGGTCAAGTAAATACAAATAATTTGCAATGAGTATCTCAATAATGTCAAAAAGAAGATGACAGATCTGACTCAATTACCGCAATAATTCACTTAAAGCAACGCATGATGAGCAAAGACATCAGCTGGTATCAGTTTAACGTCTGAGTGCACATTATGCGTTTAattggtttgtgtttgtctaGTGGCTCAAGTATTTGCATTATGCATGGCAGCAAAATCAATATTGGGAAAAAGGTGAAACCACCACCAGGATTCAGGATGCAGGATATTTTTACTATCCATAAGAGACAGCTGGTGTACAGTCAGCAGTGTCATACACCCATTTTCACACgacacataaaaaacatacgttaaatacaaaaataaaatgaatacgCCTGCAATTTTTGCTGCAAACCTTTACAATGCCCAGCAACTTGTTTCTGTGCTTTAAGTTAAGTGCGCCACACCAGCAGATACAAGAAAAAGTAAGAAGTGATTCAATTAAACAGGAATAAAATATCTTAATAAAAGTGCAGTCAACATTAAACATCAGAGTTTGGGGTAGGAATACATGCGTTGATGAGCTTTTTTGCAGACAGCATCCACCTGATGCTCAAAGGTCAGCTTGTTTTCCAAACTGGTGCCAAGATACTTTTACTGCTTCACAACCTCAACAGGCTGATTATTGATAAGACAGTCTAAAGTCTGTTGCCATCATCTTGGTTTTAGATTCTTTCATGTCTAGGAAGGAAGATTTGCACCAGTTAGTGAATTTGGTCACTACTGTGCCATGATCAGGGTCATCTTTGCTGAGGAGTGGCACTATCAGTGGTGAGTTAATGATGTGACGCCTCGCATGTTGACTCTGGCACGCTTTGtgtacaacacaaacaaaagtgcTGAGAGGACACAGCCCTGATGTGACAGCACTGAGTAAGGCATCATTAACTCTCACACGTTGTGACCTCTCAGTTAAAAAGTCTGTCAGCCAGCACATCATACCACGAACAGCGTGGAGAGTGCTCTCTAGTCTTTCTGCTAGAATATGTGGCTGGATACAATTGAAATCAGAGAAATCAACCTCACAAAAAGGAACTCACAACGTTTTTGCACCCTCAACATGTGATGAAATCATGTTAAGTAATGTACCAATCACATCCTCAACACCCCTGCCTGGCAAATTGGAGCAGGTCCAAACTTGCCTGCCGTGTTCAAAAGCACATCTTTCACCATCTTCTCCAGCGTCTTCATGACCACGATGGTGAATGCTACAGGCCCGTAGTCATTAAATAACTTTGGAGGGTTGTTTTCTGGCTCAGGTATGAGGTTCCTTGTCCTTAAGAGACAAGGAACCTCATACCTGAGCCAGAAAACAGCACAATTTTTTAAGAATACAGCCTGAAATGTCATCAGGGTCAGgacttttcctttctttttcactCCTGAAGAGTTTCAGGACTTTGCCCTTATCTAAATGCAGTTCTCCTTAAGAGCAGGAGCAGCATTTTGATAGACTGACAGCTCTTCATTAAAATTATGGACATTAAAACGATTATAAAAAGTACTCAGCTCATTTGAAAATTCAAAGGAATACTTGCCATTGAGGGGAATAGGGCAGTATTAGGACTGTATCTGTGAATGTCCGGTGCTTGAGCATTTTTTTCAACCACCCTCATGGCTGCACTTAGCaagtctgactttttttttaacctgtctGTAGTTCCCTGTACTGGGCCAGATCCCCTTTATTAGAAATTATATTTCACTCAACAATTGTGTTCTTGACAGATTTTGAGACCCATGGCTTATTATTTGGATATTCATTTACACAGAATACTTTTACCTGCAAATCCAGAGCAAAGGACAGCAATAGCGATGGCCATGAACCCAACAAAAGGATTCTGCTCaacctgaaaaaacaaaaacaaaaacaaaacaaagagatgCCATGAGCCACCAGACAGACAGTAAACACCACACACAGCTCAGGGAGATACAGGTAATAAAAAGCTAAACCCATGACAGAATGAGTCACTGCGCATATCATTCACAGAGTCAGAAGGAGGGTTAggacatttaaatttttttggtTATGCCACACCCACCTGTACTTTAGTCGCCTCTGCAGGCTTCCATTGGACAAGCGTTACGCCCCCGCAGAGCATGAAAACGGAGAACCACTGCAGCTGGCTGAGAGAGCGGTTCAGCATGAGGACTGTACACAAGGCCGTGCACGGGATCTTCAGCTGATAGGTGACCTGCACGGGAAAACACACGTTAGGATCTAAAAtctattgatttctttttttgaccTCATAATAGAGGGAGGGTGGACTGAGAATTCCACACATACCAAAGATATTTATGGAAACCTGTTTTTAGGGTAGAGTTCAACAGTATAGATCACATTAACAGAGGCCAGGGTGAGCTGCAGGTTTCAGTGTTTGTGCCACAACGTGTCTTACCATGCTAAAACAGTTAGTGTGGTTATGTAAGTGTAAActaactgtggtaaacttcccccCATCTTACCAGTGCCTAGATTTCCCTGCTCCTCTCTCAGCTCAAATTTAATTTTTGCTGGCTTTGGGGCTTTTGTATCCCTGccaccacaaacacaaagagtataAAAGCAgatcgagagagagagaaacgcCCCTTTGTCTCACAAATTAACATAAAACGttaaactaggcagtgctgatcaaatataaaccacgattctgttactgtatcacctatttctcacctaaaatgttttcagaaacacattttagtgcactgtttggctgtgatacgagaatttgtgaacaggaagtgggcgaaaacacagataaaaatggtaaaactaaCAGTGCTGGAcaaatatgaaccaaaaaaTTATTACTAGGTTGCCTATTTCTTACCTCAGTTGTTTTCTAACTCATAACTTAGCTTACCATCTAacaagattgtttgttaccagccagctgccatattgtttttggTAAGCAAATATGTCACCCACCAATGGGAGTATTATTGGTCCCATTTATtggcagtgcattctggtagttgtaggttttctacctcttgagcaaaagcaaatgccacagccctttttctctgttcatATAGcgccaatttcaaaagtattggcgtctttctactgcatagacagcctagtttcAGGAAAAGACCATCTTTAAAGTGGTGAATTACGTCTTAAATTGTTAGTTATGTAACAGCTCTTTCCAGCTTTCAACAGTCTTCTACGTTTTAATTGAAATATCTTacgttttggactgttggttaataaattaaataattaccAGGTTAGCCAATAATGAAAATGCTTGTATTGTGTTAaacaggctgctaactgctaaccaAGCCACACTCTGTCCAGTGTGTACCCTCCCTCATCGATGCGAACAAAGAGTAGCAATTAAACTCTAATGACATAGTTTACTTCGCTCACATTACAAAATGACATAATCATAAGCACGATTTTAATCTCTATAATTATGTATTTAATGATAATGTATCCAATATTTGTGCAGCTATCAACATGAAATAATTTGGTGAGGACAATCACATAGTGGATCATGACATTGGATATTATTCTCTAAACTATTTCAGCTTTGCAATAAAATTAATAGTAAAAAGTCGTTTAATAGAgctgtgtttattgtgtttattagagctgcaatgattagtcgatcgacagaaaataaatcagcagctaGTTTGATCATCAACTCGTCATTTTTTGGGTACAAACCGAAACATCTGCTGATCACAGCTTCTCCAATGTGAGGATATTTTatgctttttctgttttttattatgatggatggatattttctgacattttacagactaaatgatgaatcaagaaaacaatcagcggtTTATCTGATACTGAATATATTTCTGAGGTGCAGCTCTTGTATTTATTTGCATCGCCGATGCAACTGTTGTATCTCTTTAAAATGTGAAGTCAGTGGGTGCAGCACAGACACAACAGGTTTACCAACCATCCACACCCAGCCACTGTATTGACCATTCACACTGTACATTCATTTCAACATGATTCAACAGGATTATTCTGTTCCTACCTGATAAACTGCTGCATCGAGGTTACTCAAAGCAAGAAAGGCCATGTTATTCTGAATCGCGTACACTAGCGATGGCACGCTCAGCTTCAGCAGTTCTTTTGGGCTGCAGAATATATGTTCCACTATGGCCTTCTTCAGTCTGACGGGGCTTCCTGTTTCTCTGGGAGAAGAGTGGAAAAACAGGGCGATGAGGAAGGAATTTAAACACTTCAGATGATTCAATTTATTCCACTTAATGGAAGTTCTTATATGTCTTGAATTTCCTTCAATAATCTACATGTGGTGTGTCTGATCAGTAAGGTAGCTCAGGATCTCTGACCCTagttttttgttggtcaaatTCATGCTGCAAGTGTTTCCGAATATCTAAGAATAGCTGAAGAACATGCGCTTAAAATTTACCTCTTTAGCCTGGCTTTTGATTCAAATATTTACAGCTatctgttgagtttttccttgtattttgttgccttttttaGATCtactttacttattttttaCTTGTAGTATTTTCCATtggaattttaattttattccaCTCTTGTTAAAGCATATTTATCCAAAATTTTTCCACTTGCGGTAGACAACAATTACTTAACTGTaggtatatatttttttacagtcttACCATTAGCTTCAGTCACAAGTGCACTAACcattaaaatgtgaacaaataaatgtgtatgtataataaggtgctgtacaaataaagatTGCTTGTACAGTTTGTCTATGTGCGAGCAAACGTGTCTTTCAAGAGATTAAAGAAGGAACTATACCGGttatacacatattttttacaCAATAGGATTCCTGCACTGAAGTCAAGTCTTTGTGAACAACTATAGAAATACACatgcactgctgtgtttttactaCATTCTCCCCTGTGATTAAGTCTTTATGTCTCTATGCTGTGATGTTCTTGAGAGAGATCTTATTTATCATTCTGTGAATCCACTTGCTTGGTCATTTTTTCACTtacaaggaaataaaaaactttTCTTCTGTAGTTATCATATTTATTCAAGTGCAATGGTGACACTTACTTTGTCAGCATCCCCAGACTCAGTATTAACTTAATGACCTCAGTGATACACACTGCAGTTGTGGAGAAGTACAGGTCGCCTGATGAGATGGTCCTGGTGTATCGCAGTGCCACTGTGTATGTAGCCGCCACCAGTGTCATCACCGTCAGGCAGTACAGCTTGAAAACCACGCTCACATTTTCTGGGTAGAGACAGGATGGAAATGTAGTGACAGTGCTAACTtcatgtaacgttagctaacggtCATTTCTATACAGTTATGTAACATTGACAACAAGTGTTAGCACTTCGTTTAATGATAACGAAACTATAACTGACACACAACTACTGGCTAACAGCTCTTTAATTAATTTACCCCAGTTTATTTTGCTGTTACCGTTACTGTTGGTCATCTAacggctaacattagccttccATGCTAGCTTGTAATAACTGGTTAAACTCACCGCCGGCCATCGTTGCTCTGGTTTGTGTCCGTCCGAGAGTCGAGGAAGTCGATAATCCCGTTGACGTTACATGCCATCAAATCTTTCACACATATCCAGTGTGGATTGAGGAATGTTGTCCGACCAGCTAGCTACACATCACGTAAAGAGTCTGGCTCAGTCTCCTGCCTGATGGCATACTGACTTCATTTACCAGAATGCAGCGCGAGTCGACGCTATGAAGAGGGCGTTTGTTTTCTGTATCCTGGAATTCAGTTTGTTAAATGACGACTCTTTGCGTTAATTCGTCATTCTGTCACATAACATTACCACTGAAaactttcatttttacatttataagTATTCAAGTGTTCTCACAGATTTCAGCTGTTAACCGTTATTGATAAAATGTCGTTTTTCCCAGGGCGAACCAAACGTCTAAATTGAGAAGAGCAGCCTGGGATGGCATCGCCGGCGGGAATGTTTGATTTAAACGTGCGTTTCGCCCCTGGCAAATGTTTAATCCTCCCTGACACACAGTAGACACCTGTGGGATTAGAAATTACCTTTGATGATGCCACTCACTGCTGAATCACAGGTAACAACAGGTAGCAACAGGTAACAACTTTTTGGTTTATCTCCCGGAATTTGCGGTGGGACCGCCAATGACCGGATTCCTTGGGTCAAATGAGGATATGCTAGCTACTGCTTGTCAACAGTTGTTAGCAAGAAATCTAGAACAGTGACGTTAGCTTAAatcttttttgtctcttaatCTCTCATTTTTAATTCAGTAGTACagtaaggttttttttaataatatttttgctTCCCCATATATGTCATGTACCAATATGGACAAAATATTTGACACAATTTTAAAGGGGATCTACgctcattttcaaaattcatacattttgTTCCTATgatctaagacagtccaaaatatgagtaaacatgaacaactccctcccaaatccaaaaattgGAGTGCTAAAACttgaatttgtgatgtcattgcTAGTATAAAGTATGGAACTGCTCCACAGAGAGTGTAGCCTTAAAGATCAAAACCAGGGCAGTTCAGGAACATGCTCAGAATTGGTCTACACATTCAGGTACAGTAGCTCTAACCTGTTTCCTCCAAGATGACAGGCTtcgtttaaaaatatatatttatctaaGTGATATATGCGTGTGTATTGCTTGTGCAGCTGAATGGGGCACCTGACCTGGCCAGCCCATGTGAATACCAGTCCCCCTTTGACGCCATGAACAATCTGACGTTGCCAGCCTGGTTGCCCTGGCGTCGAAGCATGGTGGAAAGAAAGGCTCAGCAATTTGTCTTAAAGTCTAAcctgcctgtgtgtatgtgggtcaGTTTTGTTGCTTTTGAAGATGATGAAGTTGGAGCTTAAAATGAACAcgttaaaggaacacttcacccctcAAATGACCATCTGTGTATCAGCTACTAACCCTGTGTTACACTTAATTTGTAagttaaactttgtttttttcatgtgccTGCGCAGACacagaagaatccaaaaaatttTTTTGATTAATTGAAGTCGTAGGCAACTGTGTTTAACCAccacaaaaatatattaaaacatcagttCAAAAAGTCCTATTTATATAGTTgtacgctcagtacttcccaaacagacagccctttccagcggggaactaaactgaaaataaaGCTTATCTATCcactcttcaaagccagactccattgacaaaaacagtaattttacctcactgaacttgagagctgctggtctacagtTCAGTTAGTTTGTGACTTTGGCGTTGTAAAGGGTTAGTtaagattcaccaaagtcacacaaaaacacaaacaaactgatcaaggcagtggtagaccagcagctctcatgTTCAGTGTTcaatgaggtaaaattactgtttttgtcaatggagtctggatTTGAAGGGCGCATAGATTCAATTTCACTTTCCATTCCAGTCCCTGTCAGAAAGAGCTGTCTGGGAAGActcacttctctggtttctggttttgagagagaagctcatgttcacaatattgattgaacttttctAGTCCATGTGAGTAACCTACCGGAATTCCCAATTTAGATGGTGttaaatgcaaaaaacaaaaaacaaaaatgttatgGAAGGTAATACTTGTATGTGTCAATGTGTTGCACAGGTGTTTACTTGACAGtccaggggtccgtttcacaaagcaggttcaacaaactctgagtctaatcctgaactctgagttgatctactctgagataggaaactctgactttccggttccagaacagctgatttgaatcagtttaatcaactcggagtagtttcacctggagttaagcgcgtgcaccacaactataaaaagccagcatcaatggagccccgattcgacgagtcaccatggcaacggggaTGGGGAGGGCAGCGTTTTTCACCCCACTAGAATAAGAAATCTTAATGCGCTCATACTGCGAGTTTGaacacgttttcaaaaagaagtgcaacaccgctgcagctgcaaaagagagggCGACGGCGTGGGAGAATGCAtaagtttaaatgtagtcctttgcaatcacaataatattacaggggaaaactgcttgaatggtagcctattcatttatttcatttagctGCAATCCCGCGGGGGAGAAGCGCACTTGGCAGCAGTTTaagatgaaatataaaaacattgttcaaacaggtaagacctcggcataatctcatgggggtacctcattttgatcatgttttacattgtaaagtaaatattaagtggctgtttgactgtgcagttgttttatccccaacataatgctgttttcacacacataaatgtcttctcatctatatcatgttctgttaaataattaagcctatttaaactaacacagacttctactcagccaacagaaagaaggcagatgccCGTAAAACgagcacacttttctgaccgccctgcatacagttgccttactcaagtgctcagcatctccgacattgtacaaaaaacttccatttgcaaagaaacgcagcgcaacacacaatatctgctgggatgtgagagcatgactacgattggtaatgttgcaaatgtaaggacggattaggttgtgtatgtagatgatggactgtgacgtgaaacggtacagctcaaaaagataattgtgTGGAAATGCTAGAACATCTATGCGCGGTCTGATAACCATCTCCCGACGAATATTTAATTCTCTGCGCAGTAATTCTGCACCTTCATCCACGGGATCGTTATCAAAAGGACATGCCATGTTAGTGAAAAAAAGTCGCCACCTACTGTGCCTAATAGACTTCTAATAtactgactctgattttttttaaatgacagacgGCAGAACTAGGCTACGCCAAAACTCGcctgctgactgaatgaatgagaaaatcaaatggagtgtgtggctctgaaagagggcggagacagagagaaacaggtTCATCGAGAAAaacctggtcccgaccaggttaggttcatagagtctgttactATGGTAACTGACCGAGGgcttaagttacctctctctctgaaacaggctagagttacccctctttctctggtttgagttacctccctttttgaaacggaaaactcagagtttccctcatttcagggttaacagactctgagttttcactaaacctgctctgtgaaacggaccccagtTTCATTTCTGTTCAGCATGTAAGTGTAAACACTTCAAGGATTTTAATGATGGTTGTCATTTTTGTCAGATATTCACATGCTTATTCTGTGTCCAACCATTTTCGTGACAAAAACAGCCAAATGTTCAGTCTTAAAACATTTGCACAAGTGcgtaaaacattatttttgtgtAGTTAACGGGACCTTTATGATAGAGGTACTGAATAGCAATTGTCAAATTCCATTCACATGCATTGGCAAATCAATTAATAGGTCACATAAAGTCATAAACTCCCAAAAATACTATTTTGTCATGGTGCGggcaaaacaaaatattcaaatctgATATGCACAGACATGTAAGACAACACAGATGCAGTGAATAAATGTttgaatttatttctttttgacaaaaaaacaacaagaaataaacatgttctaTATGTCATTTAAGTATTTAATGATTTGCCATCAGTCAATTTAAATATTAGAATAATTGAGCAGGAATCACTGTGAAACTGTTAAAGTGAACAGCACATGGACTCAGGTTTGCAGCAAGAGTGTATTGACATGCAGTTTCCATCACTGTAAAACAGATTCTGATCGACTTTGTCATCAtttatcatgacataaaataaaattgggATGTCTAAACTGTTTATAGGTCAAACTGAGACCTGGATAACAACAATATGATCAAGATGATGATGGGTGTTCTCAGGGAATACTCTGATACAGCTAATGTTAAAGAAAAGtacttatttatttcaaataagTATAAAGAATGGTATCACATTAAACACGTGAGGAAAGGAATGTATTACAGCATAAAGCCTAGTGACTACATCTTCTGTTAAGAATTCACCAGTGCCTTTCATGGCTATTCAGACCTCTACGTAACAATCTGTCTTATCTGTCTGAGCTTCTTGCACGAGAGCAGAAGCGAATCATCTCCCTCTGACAGCAGCCAAAACCCCACCACAGACATATTTTCCAACATCACAGCCTGCTGGGAACACACTGAAACTGCAGGTGGTTTTAAATGGGTAGAGAAGCGATGGTATTACCCGTCAGAGAGGAAATTCTTAGATGTTTTACGTTATGGGGAGAATGTCCACCACTTCTTGTTTAAACTTCCCATAAAGGCTGCAGCCTGTGATATTATTTTGGTGTAGCTCTACTCACAAATGGCACATGGTCCATGCAAGTCCATGTACTGCTGCAGGAGGAAAAGCTGTAGTATGCACGGATTGAGCATTGTAACTGCAACGGAAGTGAACTCAGGAGGTGTCAGAGGAAACATGATCGAAGCCTTCGCTCTCCCTCACCAGCGCCCTCTCCAGGATGACGCGGCCCTCCTTGTAGCGTTGGCTTTCCTCAGTTGCGAACTCGTACATCCAGCCCAGCTTGCTGTTGCAGTTCTTGCAGCTGACGTCCCGCACCATGTGTCTTCCTGTCAGCATCACTCTGTCTTGCACCTCGCTGTGCTGCAGATTCACAACCTGGAGGGCAGCAGTCACATATCAGTCACTGTAACAGTTTTTTgcttttcatcagattttttttgtaggTTTTCCAAGAAAATTTCAGCAAagtcaaaacatttaaaagtctgATAGGTGTGGACCAGATGTAGCTgcaaaatgaattaattttgaTGAAGGTTAGGGCGGCAACTGCAATACTTTGAtttcttaatttgtttattctataaaatgtcaaaaaagtgtGGAAAGAAAAATTCTCAAGAACCAAGCTGGTGTCTTTAAATAGCTATTTTCTCTGACCATCTGCCACACCCAAATATATTTAATTCAGAATCAGTGGAAATCTTTACACATCTCTTAACCTACAGTGGGAATGACTAGCTGAGACTGGGTGATGTTAAAGTAAGCAACACTTCTCTTATCCCATGACCCAGTCGAAGGAGGTGATGCGCAGGTACCTTGTTGAAGAGGAAAGCTCGGCCTGTGGCTCCAGTGAAGCGTGTGGAGATGAGCTCAGCTCGGTTGGTCAGGATTGTGTCACAGTTGGCACAAGAGAACAGGCGAGTCCCTCCAATGTGATCCAAGAAGATACGCCCCATTTTGTCTACCACCAGAAGGTAagcacaaaaacatgtaaacaaagcAGGCTTGTAAACTAGCCAAGTAAATACAAAAGGGAAAAATTGTATTTCCTTTTCACTGGTGATCAATATAATGATTTATCCAAAAGTTACAAAGTTACAAAGAAAACTGTAATAACTTGTACAATAAAACTGTTTAAGAATGAGAGAGCTTATGTAGAGCTTAAAGTCGTAGCTCTCCATTAATATATCTTGTATGAGGCCATTTTAGACCATGTTGCAATTCAACTATCTGTCCTGTTTTGCATCAGTGTGATCAAATACCTTCATTTGTCAGGTATTTTATTAGCTGGAATTGCAGAAGACATTTCAATCTGATAAGTTTTCCATCGACAAAGTCTCAACTGGTTTTCCCAGCGTTTACTGCATctcaataaatattaatgttgtGACATAAAATTACATAGGGTACCGTGACAGGGGATTTTATCCTAATTGCCCAGTTTTTTGTCTGTGACaccaaatttttaaaaagtgcaacACATAAGGGTGAGCCCTGATGAAAGAAATGGCAGAGGCAGTGCCAACCTTACTAAAGAATATACAATCAAAGCATTATAATAGTGTTGCATTCAGTGTAACCCAAAAATAATTATTGAGGGGGCTATTTTATCTGCATGTATTAATTCACTAAATAGTCAGTAATTTACAACCAGTAACGTCAACTGTTTGCTGTATGTCGCATATCAGTTGTCCCTTTTAATGTTGTCTCTGCGACACAAAATGACCGACAAACATTCATTTTGTGGTGACCCATTGTGAAAAAAGATACTGTATTTACGGTTTTCACCCTGAAATGCTGGACTCACGTGAAGGCATCATTTGGCCTGGTATGTCAATAATAAGGTTAAGCAAAAgtcaagaaagaaagaaacgtTTTAATATATATTAGCTTCCTGTTGTTAACAAAGAAAAGCTCAAAGAtatgtggaaaaaataaaaatatcaacgCAAAGGTCtgtcagaggaaaatatgtCAAAGCACCAAGATagtaactaacgttagctaacgttaaccg
The sequence above is drawn from the Epinephelus moara isolate mb chromosome 12, YSFRI_EMoa_1.0, whole genome shotgun sequence genome and encodes:
- the LOC126398700 gene encoding protein yippee-like 5, which gives rise to MGRIFLDHIGGTRLFSCANCDTILTNRAELISTRFTGATGRAFLFNKVVNLQHSEVQDRVMLTGRHMVRDVSCKNCNSKLGWMYEFATEESQRYKEGRVILERALVRESEGFDHVSSDTS
- the slc35a1 gene encoding CMP-sialic acid transporter, which translates into the protein MAGENVSVVFKLYCLTVMTLVAATYTVALRYTRTISSGDLYFSTTAVCITEVIKLILSLGMLTKETGSPVRLKKAIVEHIFCSPKELLKLSVPSLVYAIQNNMAFLALSNLDAAVYQVTYQLKIPCTALCTVLMLNRSLSQLQWFSVFMLCGGVTLVQWKPAEATKVQVEQNPFVGFMAIAIAVLCSGFAGVYFEKVLKSSDTSLWVRNIQMYLSGILVTLIGVFINDGEKVLEKGFFFGYTPWVCFVIFLASVGGLYTSVVVKYTDNIMKGFSAAAAIVLSTVASVLLFGLQITISFASGAFLVCISIYLYGLPKQDTLKLARQDTDKESKQRLITV